ACCTGAGCAGGGATGCAGGTGGATGCAACAGGCTGTGagggaaggggaaactgaggcacggccaGCTCGCCTTGCGCAGTGTGACCCCCCCCGCGCTGAAAATCCCCCTCCCAAAAACCTACCCTATGCTCCCGTGGATGCTCCTCTCCCTGAATCACAACCTTTGGGGAAGCAGGGGCTGatcccagcagggctggctggggttTGGCTTCTTGCAGCCAGGTGGTGATATAGGGACGAGCAGGGGGTGAAGCATCTTACCCCCTTGCACCTTCAGCTGCAAATCCCCCAAAGCACCTGCAAGGGACTCTGATTTTTAGCAAAGAACCCTAATTTTTAGCACAGGGCCTAATTTAGGACCTTATTTAATGGATTAaattgggaggggggggagatgcCCTTTTTGGGGTGCCACCAGCCATAACCCTCACGTTGGCGCTGGCAGGAGGGAGCCTGCACGAAGCTGGACGAGGACATCCTGGACATCCCCTTGGACGATCCCGACGCCAACGCGGCGGCCGCCAAGATCCAGGCTAGTTTCCGTGGCCATATGACCCGCAAGAAGATCAAAGGGGGTGAGATCGATCGGAAAACCAAGGACGCCGAGTGCGCCAACAGCACCCGCGGCAGCGACCTCCGCAACGGCGACTAGGTATGCCCCAAAATCTCCCTTATCGCCCCTCGGCCAAAATCGGGGTCATTTTTACAAGGCTGCTGCTCCGAGCATCCTTCCCCGCACCGATTCGGGATGGAGAAGGGGGTTTTCTTCCCAGGAGGTGAAAGCATGCAGGCagcggcaggcaggcagcccctgcctgccctaATTTTGGGAGCGCGCCGTAGTAGTTAGCATGGGAAGGCGAAGCCCTAGATTTGAATTGAATTTCTCCCTTAGCAACACCACCCCGAACGCCTCGCCTCAGcacatgctatttttaaaagcctgtgtcACAGTCTCCTGGCAGGAAAAGGTAAATTTAAAAAGCACCCACAGTGCCGAGGCCGCGTGGCACCGGGGCCCGGGGGGGCCTGGTTGTGCCGTACCCCGTGCCGTGCCGGTGTGGTGAGCGGGGAACAGCCCCGGCTGCCGGGAAGGCCAGTTTGGGGTTAGCGGCAGGGAGGTCTTGCTGCCGGCACGGCCACGTGTCTGTGGCGGGGCTGGTGGGAACGCAACTGGGATGTAGCTGGGAGGCAGTGGGGATGCAACAGGGATGGACTGAGGATGAAGTGAGGATGCACTGGGGATGCAAGGAGGCTGCAGTGGGGATGCAATGAGGATGAAGTGGGGATGCAGCGGGAAGGAACCGAGGATGCAATGGGAAAGCAGGGGGGATGGAGTGGGGAAGCAATGGGGATGCAGTGGGGATGCAATAGGGCTGCGGTGAGGATGCAGTGGGGAAGCAATGGGGATGCAGTGGGGATGCAACAGGGCTGCGGTGAGGATTCAGTGAGGATGCACTTGGGCGTGCAACGGGGAGGCAGCTGCCAAGTGCAGGGGCTGTGAAGCTCATTAGGTCCGTGAGGTTCGTTACGGCTGCCTCGTTAGGTGGGCTGAGCCAGCTTGCATCAGGTAAGACCCCTCCCTCCAGGGTCCTCTGctcctggggggcctgggctgggtgccccccccccagctgctgggctggggctgggtgagGGCAGGTTGCAGGCAGCAGCGGGAGGTGGGCAGGACAAGGGTGCAGGAGCAGGGCACAGGCAAGGTGCAGGCAGGGTGTGGGTGAGCTGCAAGTAGGGCataggcagggtgcaggcagggcaggggagggcgCGGAGAGGTTGCAAGCTGCAGGAGCGGGGTGTGGGCAGGGTGCAAAGAAGGCAGGGGCAGGGTgcgggcagggtgcaggcagggcccagGATACGGgcaggctgcaggctggctgcaggcagggtgcaggcaagGTGTGGGAGCCGGGTGCAGGTTGCAGCAGCAGGATGCgggagcagggtgcaggcagggtgcgggcagggaagggacagggcaCGGACAGGGTgcgggcagggtgcaggcagggcccaggatacaggcaggctgcaggctggATGTGAGCAGGCTGCAGAAGCAGGGTGCGGGCAAggcgcaggcagggtgcaggcaaggcgcaggctgcagcagcaggatgcaggagcagggtgcaggcaggggtgctgGAAGGGAGGGGACAGGGCgcgggcagggtgcaggcagggtgcagccgcaggctgcaggcagggtgcaggcagagctcaggCCCAGGGCTGACAGCTCTCTCCTTGCTTGCAGGGGCCACCAGGCGCTCCCCGGACCCCCCTCGCTGCCGACtgccgaggcccaggagcccccgcttcgccccgcagccccccgcatGCGCCCCCCGGGGTCCCCCTGCAGCTgggccctgcccctgcctgcccccccctgccccgtcccccccccgccccaataaACGTCCCTGCCGGAGGCCCAGCCTGTCCTTGGCGCCTTTCGACGTCACCCGGCGGAGCGGTGAGGTCACAGCAGCGCGGAGGTGGGATGGCCGTGGGGCGGGTGATGCCCAGCAGCGATGTCACACGTGCGTGCGTGACGTCACTGGCAGGCATGCAACGGCCGGTGTGACAACGGACAGGCGCGTGACATCACGGCAGGGCACGCGATGGCTGGCATGACATCACGCAAGCGCGCGTGACGCCGCTCGTGGGTGGGAGATAGCTCGCGTGATGCTCTGCAGCCGTGAAGTTGGGTGGTGTGACGTCGCTGTTGAACGTGACACGGCTGCTGTGACATCATACGGGTGTGTGGGACGTCACTGCTAGACATGATCAGAGGCACGATGTCATACAGGCATGCGTTATGTCACTGCTGACAGTGTGATGGTGAGCGAGACATCATGCAGGCACGCGCAACACCACTGATGGACATGTGACAGCCAGCGTGATGTCCTACAGACATGAGTCGGATGCTGTGATGCCACACGCTCATTGTGACATCATACTGCCCGACTCAGGATTGGGGCAGGGTCTGACATCATGGTGATGGACAGGCAACGGGTCTTGGGGTGCGACAACACATGCATGCCAGGACGCCATCCTGAGGACCCTGGCCGGTGCAATGTGACATCACCCAGCCACCGTGACATCACACAGTCGCTATGACATCACCCAAAGGGACGTAGGACCCACAACCCCCTAAATCCCCTCAAACTCACCCAAAACCACAGCACCGGACAGCACGGCCAGCTTTTAATCAGAAAACCCCTAAAAAAAGTGTatctcccccccccaaccccttgtcgccccccccccctgccGCTTTTAATGCTCTTTTATGAAAAGTCCCCCATTTCaactgagatatatatatatatatataaaaaaaaaaaaaaaaaaaaaaagaagaggaccCCCCCTCTGGGTGGGGCCGGGGCTATTTTGGGGTGTTATATTTACGGGGAGACTCggccccccccaaacctggggAGCCTCCTGCACCCATTAAACAACCCCACGACGAGTCTAGCTGCTCGAGGcgtcttttaaaaagaaaaaaaaaaaaaaaaccaaaagggaaaaaaacaccccagaaaatgggggagggtggtggtgtgtgCCGGATACAAGCACCCCTTTTTTTGGGAGGGGGCTCACACCAAGGAGCCAGCTCGGCTCTGCGCCGGCACCATGACGGGGACGGCGCCCGCCCGTGCCAAGCTGGAGGGGGGCAATGGCCCCGGGGCAGGGGCCGGATCCTGGCGACGCTGGGGGACCCCGTTAACAGCGGGGGGGGAGAGGTTGGGGGTGCGTCCCCCTccccggggtgggggtccccGGTAGCTGCCGGTGGCGGTGAGGATGGAGGCGGTGTCGGAGGGGGGTTTGGCTCCGTAGGGTTTCTCCCGGGTGCCAGCGATGGAGGACAAGGTGCTGGTTTTGGAGATGGTGTCCGAAGCTGGGCTCCTCGCCCACAAGGGGGTTTTGGGGGCCACGGCGTCTTCCCTGCCGAGATGGGACAGCGTCGGAGAGATTGGCATCGGCACCGGGAAACCCCGCTATTCCCCTCCCCGGcattcccccccgcccctgcaAAGCAACGGGCCCCCTGAGGTCGCGCAGAGCTCCTGGACCCCAAAACAGGGATgcaagagggaaagggggaaaaacagAGGTGGAAAAATGCCCTATTTAAACTCTGAAACCTAATGATGACTGGCCAGAGGTGGaaacctccttccctcctctgttACCCCTGAAACCTAGCGATGACTGGCCAGAGATGGAAacctcgcccccccccgccccttaacTCTGAAACCTAATGATGACTGGCCAGAGGTGGAAACCTCCTCCTCCCACATTAACCCTGAAACCTAGCGATGACGATTTGAACCTCCTCCACAGGAGGGGTGCCTCACTTGATCTCATTGGCTGCCTCCTCCTGGCTATCACGTTTTTTCCTCCGGTAGCCGACGACCCGCTGGGCGAAGAAGATGACAGTGGCGAGGGCGCCCAGGGAGCCCAGCACGGCGCCGGCGATGACGGCTTTGGTGCTAGCTGCCGGAGAGAGACAGACAGGCGGTGGGGGGGAGTTTGCCTCCCCCCTTATTCCCACAGGGACCCCACAGGGACCTCGTGGGGaccatgtgtgtcccccccccccactggccCCAGCCCTGCGGACACGTACTCACTTGAGTGCACTTCCAGGACGATGCTGCACTTGGCCGAACCCGCTCGGTTTTCGGCCACGCAGACGTAGAGACCTGACATCTCCAGGGAGAGGTTGGTCAGCTTGAGGGTGCCCCTGGCCCGGTCTACGGGTGAAAAATTCGGGTGCTGCTCCACGGCcaacccccccactccccccctccGCCTTCCTTGCACAGGGAGcgggcagagttaaggggatATTCCCCTGCCCGCTCACGCAGCGAGGCCAGGAACGGGCAGAGTTAAAGGGACGAAGCCAAAAGCATCCCCCAACTGAAGCTTCCTGGGATTTTCCAGCCCCCCCGACTCCGCTCCCCTGGTGTCCGTCCCCtctgtcgtcgtcgtccccccccgccccgaccctgGTGCCACCTTACCCTGGGCGGGGGGGAAGAAGACCTGCAGGGTGGGAGCCGTGCGCTCCCACTGGTACGCGGGCGAGGGCTTCCCCTTCTCGGAGGCGCAGCTCAGCGTCACGTTGGCTCCCACGGTGGGGTTGCCGTGCAGCTGGCAGGCGGGGGAGGCTGGCGGCACTGCGGGCACCGACGTTAGTCCCGAGGGACATCGTGacaagggaggggagggggtgtcagTTCGAAGGGCGACCAGCGGAGCCTTACCCAGGACGGTGAGGTTGATGACGCCGACGTTCTTGCCCGTGCCGCTGTCGTCGTCCACCACGTTGACGGTGCACATGTACTGGCCCGAGTCGTGCTCCCGGGTGGCGTTGATGAAGACCGAGATGTTGTGGGTGAGGACGGGGTACAGGAACCCCACGCGGGGCTTCAGGTCCGTCTCCTCCACCTTCACCATCCCGTCCAGGTAGGTCAGGATCTGCACGGGGGGAAAACGCCTGCTTTGGTCAACCTCCAGATGGTGTTGCAGGAGAGGAACCTGCCCCCCCCTGCCAAATCCCAAATTTTGCGGAGCAGCGGTTGCTGCCTGAGCCCCCTCCGTCCTCACCTGCCCTGAGCATCCAGGGCGTGGGAACCGTGGGCATCTCCCCATCGTGGGCACCATGAGCATCCTCCTACCAAGGGCATCTCCCCATCATCGGTATCTCCCCATTGCGGGCACCATAAGCACCTCCCCATTGCAGGCACCACAGGCACGACCTCATCGTGGGCATCTACGCAACACCATCACCATGAGCATCTCCCCGTCAAGGGCACCTCCCCATCACGGGCACCACGAGCATCCCCCCCACTGTGGGCACCACCCCATGGTGGGCACCTCCCTGTGATGGGCACCATGAGCTTCACATCATGGGCACCACCTCATCACGGTCACCAGGAGCATCCCACCATCATGGGCACCTCCCCATTGTGGGTACCACAAGCATCTCCCCCATCATGGCTATCTCCCCGTGGTGGGCACCTCTCCATGGTGGGCACCATGAGCTTCACCCCATCATGGGCACCTCCCCACCGTGGGCACCACGAGCATCCCCCCACCGTGGGCAACACAAGCACCTCCCCATTGCAGGTACCACGGGCATGTCCCCATCATGGGCATCTCCCCATCATAGGTACCATGGGCACCTCTCCATGGTGGACATCTCTCCATCATGGGCACCACAAGCTTCGCCCCATCATAAGCATCCCCCCACCACGGGCACCACAAGCACCTCCCCATTGCAGGCAACATGGGTGTTTCCCCATCATGGGTGCCATGGGCACCGCCCCATGGTGGACATCTCCCCATCTTGGGCACCACGAGCATCTCCCCATCATGGGCATCTCCCCACTGTGGGCACCATAAGCATCTGCCATCATGGGCACCTTCCCATCGGAGGCACCTCCCCATCGGAGGCACCACGAGCGTCCCCTCACTGTGGGCACCACAAGCACCTCCCCACTGCAGGTACCACTGTCATGTCCCCATCATGGGCATCTACCCATCACAGGCACCACGGGCACCTCTCCATGGTAGACATCTCTCCCTCACGGGCACCATGAGCTTCCCCCCATCATGGGCATATCCCCATTTGGGCACCATGAGCATCTCCCCACCATGGACACCACAAGCACCTCTCCACTGAAGGCAACACTGGCATTTCCCTCCCCGTCGTGGGTACCACGGGCACCTCCCCATGGTGGACATCTCGCCATCTTGGGCACCATGAGCATTTCCCCATCATGGGCATCTCCCCATTATGAGCACCACAAGGTTCCCCCCATCGCGGTCACCTCCCCATCATGGGCACCACGAGCATCCCCCCACCACGGGCATCACCCCACGGTGGGCACCTCCCCATGGTGAACACCGTGAGCTTCACCCCACCACGGGCACCTCCCCATCATGGGTACCCCCCCCACCATGGCCACCTCCCCGCTTGTCCTCCTCCGTGCCCCACCACATCCATATCCCCTCCCCACCTCTCACCTGGAAGGGGTCGGCATCGTCCTTATCGAGCAGCCAGGTGACGTAGGGCTTCTTTTGGGAGCGGCTGGTGTACCAGGCGGGCAGCACCGCTTGCTGCCCCTCCACGGAGAAGACCGAGCCTGTGCCCACGTGCACCTCCAACACGGCCGAGG
This genomic window from Accipiter gentilis chromosome 5, bAccGen1.1, whole genome shotgun sequence contains:
- the ESAM gene encoding endothelial cell-selective adhesion molecule isoform X2, whose translation is MLMVPTMGRCPRFPRPGCSGQILTYLDGMVKVEETDLKPRVGFLYPVLTHNISVFINATREHDSGQYMCTVNVVDDDSGTGKNVGVINLTVLVPPASPACQLHGNPTVGANVTLSCASEKGKPSPAYQWERTAPTLQVFFPPAQDRARGTLKLTNLSLEMSGLYVCVAENRAGSAKCSIVLEVHSTSTKAVIAGAVLGSLGALATVIFFAQRVVGYRRKKRDSQEEAANEIKEDAVAPKTPLWARSPASDTISKTSTLSSIAGTREKPYGAKPPSDTASILTATGSYRGPPPRGGGRTPNLSPPAVNGVPQRRQDPAPAPGPLPPSSLARAGAVPVMVPAQSRAGSLV
- the ESAM gene encoding endothelial cell-selective adhesion molecule isoform X1 — protein: MGALPRAALALAALLGVSSAVLEVHVGTGSVFSVEGQQAVLPAWYTSRSQKKPYVTWLLDKDDADPFQILTYLDGMVKVEETDLKPRVGFLYPVLTHNISVFINATREHDSGQYMCTVNVVDDDSGTGKNVGVINLTVLVPPASPACQLHGNPTVGANVTLSCASEKGKPSPAYQWERTAPTLQVFFPPAQDRARGTLKLTNLSLEMSGLYVCVAENRAGSAKCSIVLEVHSTSTKAVIAGAVLGSLGALATVIFFAQRVVGYRRKKRDSQEEAANEIKEDAVAPKTPLWARSPASDTISKTSTLSSIAGTREKPYGAKPPSDTASILTATGSYRGPPPRGGGRTPNLSPPAVNGVPQRRQDPAPAPGPLPPSSLARAGAVPVMVPAQSRAGSLV
- the LOC126038712 gene encoding neurogranin isoform X2, giving the protein MDCCNEGACTKLDEDILDIPLDDPDANAAAAKIQASFRGHMTRKKIKGGEIDRKTKDAECANSTRGSDLRNGD